The genomic DNA ACTTTCCCCACGGTTTCTCTAGCGGGGTACAAAAAACAAGATGTGGATGATTTTTTGACACACGCAGCAAATGATTATGACGTGATGAAAGAGACAACCACAGAATTAGAGAAAAAATTGACGCTTGCAGAAAATCAAAAAGAGAATTTAGTAAAAGTATTTGAAAAAGAAAAAAGTGATTATTTAGCTGAAATCAATGAATTAAATGCTAAGTTGGATGAAGCAAGTAAAGAGGGCAGAGATGTACATGCGAAAAAAAGAAGCTTTGAAAATGCCTTGATTATTGCGCAAGATGCCGCCTTGAAGATTGAAGAAAATGCTGAATTAGAAGCCAGACGTATCGTAGAGGAAGCAAGGATTGAACAAGAAAATATTCTCAAAGAAGCAAAGGTCGAAGGGAATAATATCAAAGCCGAAGCCTATCATTTATTAGCTGAAGCAAATGGAAAAGTCAGTGAAGCGAACACTTATTATGAAGAACAGATGACGAAGCTAGAAAGTGAAAAAGAAAAAAGGACGAAAGAAATCATCCAGTTAGAAAGTGAAGCAAACAATGTCCGCTTGCAAATCATTTCAGAATATCAACGTGCCATCAATAATTTGTCTGAGGGGAAATGGCAAAACTGGATAAATGCAGTCAAACAAACGGTTAGTGATGGGAGTGAATAGTTCGGACAACCTTTCGACTTCCCCTACTTTCACCACGAACTTAGTCGGAGGATATAATAAAGCGGAAGTTGATTCTTTTTTGGAAAAGCTCAAGGCTGAACAGGAAGCAAAGAATCATAGGATTCAAGAGCTAATACGTGAGAACGCAAAGAAAACAACTGAATTAATCAATTTGATCCAAGCAAATGCCACTGTTTCTTCTATATTAAAAGAAAAAATGTCTAAGATAAAGGTGTTAGAAGGGGCTTCCCCATCCAAACAGACTGAAAAGTTAACGGATGCGATTCAAATCACCCAAGCAAAAGAAGCGCTATCTATTGAAAAAGAAAGAATCCATTGTTTGAAGAACGAGTTAAAACAGAGGTTATATGAATTTGAAGATTTTCGAACAAGGAATATCGAAGTATGGTGCAGTTCGATGACTCAGCTAAATGAAAACATCAGCGAAAGTTTAAGGAATAAGAAGAGGGAAACGTTGGATTAGTTCAGCAAGAAAAAGTTTGGAGGTTGAAGAGGTGACAGGAATCAATAAAAGCGCATGGGTTTACAAACGACAAAAATTAGAAGTGTTGGCTAAGAAACGTGTTACTTCTATCGAAGTGTTACAAGAATTGAAATTTATGAAAAGAATCGATGCAATTGAATCAAAAAATAAGTCAACGAAGTAACTGCTTGTTGATTTATTCTATCAAACAATCACTGAAAACCACCAAGTAAGGAGTAGCTATACTTACTTGGTGGTTTTTAATACTCCATCCTCTCTTTTTGCACACTAAAAATAGTGTGCAATATAAAAAATAGAGTGTGCTTGATAAAAATTAACATGAAAACCCTTTTATACCAACTTGATAAAGCGATTTCAAAGTTGGCACGATACTTGCATTATATAAAAGTGTAAGAAGAAGAAAAGGAAGTGTTCACAATGGAAAAAAGAACAATCATGCTTGTCTGCTCTGCAGGAATGAGTACAAGTTTATTAGTGACAAAAATGCAAAAAGCAGCAGAAGAAAAAGGCGTAGAAGCGGATATCTTTGCAGTTTCAGCATCAGAAGCTGATAGCCAACTAGAATCAAAAAATGTAGACGTTTTATTATTAGGACCACAAGTACGTTTCATGCAAAGTCAATTTGCTGAAAAACTAGCACCAAAAGGGATTCCGTTAGATGTTATCAACATGCAAGACTATGGCATGATGAACGGGGCAAAAGTATTGGAACAAGCAGAATCATTGATTAATAAATAAAAACAAGAAAAAGAGGGAAGAAAATGGAAGATCAAAAAAATTTAGAAGCGATCATGGGCTTGATCATGTTCGGCGGCAACGCAAAAAGCGATGCAATGGAAGCGATCGCGGCTGCGAAAAAAGGTGACTTTGAATTAGCAGATGCAAAAATCAAAGATGCAGAAGAATCATTGGTTCAAGCACATCATTCGCAAACAGGGTTATTAACACAAGAAGCACAAGGGGAACACATGGAAGTTACTTTGTTGACCGTTCATAGTCAAGATCATTTGATGACATCGATCGCGTTTACAGATTTAGCAAAAGAAATTATTGATCTATACCGTCGTATAGATGCTTAAATAAAAGTTTTTTAAAGGAGAAAAGAGGAAAAGATATGGATAGCTTTGTAGCATTTATGGAGAAACACTTTATACCAGTCGCATCAAAAATCGGTGCGCAACGCCATTTAGTGGCCATTCGTGACGCTTTTATGGTCAGTATGCCATTAATGATCTTA from Enterococcus mundtii includes the following:
- a CDS encoding DivIVA domain-containing protein, with protein sequence MNFNAEQLRKITFPTVSLAGYKKQDVDDFLTHAANDYDVMKETTTELEKKLTLAENQKENLVKVFEKEKSDYLAEINELNAKLDEASKEGRDVHAKKRSFENALIIAQDAALKIEENAELEARRIVEEARIEQENILKEAKVEGNNIKAEAYHLLAEANGKVSEANTYYEEQMTKLESEKEKRTKEIIQLESEANNVRLQIISEYQRAINNLSEGKWQNWINAVKQTVSDGSE
- a CDS encoding PTS sugar transporter subunit IIB; translated protein: MEKRTIMLVCSAGMSTSLLVTKMQKAAEEKGVEADIFAVSASEADSQLESKNVDVLLLGPQVRFMQSQFAEKLAPKGIPLDVINMQDYGMMNGAKVLEQAESLINK
- a CDS encoding PTS lactose/cellobiose transporter subunit IIA — encoded protein: MEDQKNLEAIMGLIMFGGNAKSDAMEAIAAAKKGDFELADAKIKDAEESLVQAHHSQTGLLTQEAQGEHMEVTLLTVHSQDHLMTSIAFTDLAKEIIDLYRRIDA